The following coding sequences are from one Dermacentor andersoni chromosome 5, qqDerAnde1_hic_scaffold, whole genome shotgun sequence window:
- the LOC126530323 gene encoding dehydrogenase/reductase SDR family member 7-like, whose amino-acid sequence MGVPGLMAFFALLKLADADLMLLFKSKFGRSIATLRGKVIWITGSSSGIGEYLAYELAKVGSRLVLSGTNLEKLELEKNNCLEFGKDKGTEVLVLPFSICNFSTHSEQLQKVLDHFGKLDVLVNNAGRSQRANFEETPVEIDKEMFDCNAFGATSLTRCVVKYFKEKGVQARVVVTSSTAGKLGAPFSATYTGSKHALQGYYECLRLEGVILGGLDVTVTYPGPVFSRIRERAFTATPGKLYNMKDALKSRLMPIERCAQLIAVAIANNMDEVWISQNPILVASLL is encoded by the coding sequence ATGGGCGTACCGGGACTCATGGCCTTCTTTGCGTTGCTTAAACTTGCCGACGCCGACCTGATGCTTCTGTTCAAGTCGAAGTTCGGACGTTCGATAGCAACCCTGAGAGGAAAAGTAATATGGATCACAGGATCATCAAGTGGCATTGGCGAGTACCTTGCATATGAGCTAGCCAAAGTCGGATCTCGTCTAGTCCTCTCTGGCACCAACCTGGAGAAACTAGAGCTTGAAAAAAACAACTGCCTTGAGTTTGGTAAAGACAAAGGGACAGAAGTCCTTGTTCTCCCATTCAGCATTTGCAACTTCTCGACACACAGCGAGCAGCTTCAAAAGGTCCTGGACCATTTTGGCAAGTTGGATGTCCTCGTTAACAATGCTGGCCGTAGCCAGCGAGCTAACTTTGAGGAGACTCCTGTCGAGATCGACAAAGAGATGTTTGACTGCAACGCCTTCGGTGCCACATCTCTTACGCGGTGTGTTGTGAAGTATTTTAAAGAAAAGGGCGTGCAAGCTCGTGTTGTGGTCACCAGCAGCACGGCTGGAAAGCTTGGTGCGCCTTTCTCAGCCACCTACACTGGTTCCAAGCATGCACTCCAGGGCTACTATGAGTGCTTGCGCCTGGAAGGTGTGATTCTAGGAGGTTTAGATGTCACCGTCACCTATCCAGGACCTGTATTCTCACGTATCCGGGAGCGTGCATTTACTGCCACCCCTGGCAAGCTGTACAACATGAAGGACGCGCTCAAGTCTCGACTCATGCCCATCGAACGCTGCGCTCAGCTCATCGCAGTTGCCATAGCCAATAATATGGATGAAGTTTGGATTTCCcagaatcccatcctcgtcgccagtttgttgtag